From Candidatus Bathyarchaeia archaeon, the proteins below share one genomic window:
- a CDS encoding glutamine amidotransferase family protein has product MTGESGIGEPSVRRLQNPYGDDKVHDACGLFGVLNTRGLRFTAHQAVKAISGMRERGNGLGAGFAVYGLYPDLGEDYALHVMFLGGEVSGEVEDIIHRRFTVNLAEEIPVDEDVEVWNPPILKRYFVQPKDSEAQPDEYVRESVMHINTMGRAYVFSSGKNMGVFKGVGYPEDLAEYFMLNRYEGYMWLCHTRFPTNTPGWWGGAHPFNILDWSVIHNGELSSYGANRRFLEMFGYRCTMRTDTEVMAYAFDLLMRRQGLAAEIAARVMAPPLWFEIENMPAREAQLHMALRQCYGGLLMNGPFTVIVARHGQMIGLADRLKLRPLSAAVKDDCVYMASEEAAIRSVCPNPDHVWRPRGGEPVAGVVKELELEVPA; this is encoded by the coding sequence GTGACCGGGGAAAGCGGAATCGGAGAGCCCTCTGTCAGGAGGCTTCAAAACCCTTATGGCGATGATAAGGTGCATGACGCCTGCGGCTTGTTCGGCGTTTTGAACACAAGAGGCTTAAGGTTTACGGCGCACCAGGCTGTTAAGGCCATCTCGGGCATGCGTGAGAGGGGGAACGGTTTAGGCGCCGGTTTCGCCGTATATGGTCTTTACCCGGATCTCGGTGAAGACTACGCCTTGCACGTGATGTTTCTGGGCGGGGAGGTGAGCGGGGAGGTTGAGGACATTATTCACAGGAGGTTTACGGTCAACCTCGCTGAGGAGATTCCCGTCGACGAGGATGTGGAGGTTTGGAACCCCCCTATCCTGAAACGCTACTTCGTTCAGCCTAAGGATTCAGAAGCCCAGCCGGATGAGTATGTAAGGGAGTCGGTTATGCACATCAACACCATGGGGAGGGCGTACGTGTTCTCAAGTGGAAAAAACATGGGCGTGTTCAAAGGGGTAGGATACCCTGAGGATTTAGCTGAATACTTTATGCTCAACCGCTACGAAGGCTATATGTGGCTTTGCCACACCCGGTTTCCAACGAACACTCCGGGATGGTGGGGGGGCGCCCACCCCTTCAACATCTTGGATTGGAGCGTAATCCATAACGGTGAGCTTTCATCCTACGGCGCCAACCGGCGATTCTTGGAAATGTTTGGATACCGATGTACGATGCGAACGGATACCGAGGTTATGGCCTACGCCTTCGACCTATTGATGCGTAGACAGGGCCTCGCAGCCGAGATAGCGGCCAGGGTGATGGCTCCTCCACTGTGGTTCGAAATAGAAAACATGCCCGCTAGGGAGGCCCAGCTGCACATGGCTTTAAGGCAATGCTACGGAGGCCTCTTGATGAACGGCCCATTCACAGTCATCGTGGCGCGTCATGGACAAATGATCGGGTTAGCGGACCGTTTGAAGCTGAGGCCCTTATCCGCAGCTGTGAAAGACGACTGCGTGTACATGGCCTCTGAGGAAGCGGCTATCAGGTCCGTATGCCCGAACCCAGATCACGTGTGGAGGCCGAGGGGTGGAGAGCCCGTGGCAGGGGTGGTTAAAGAGTTGGAGTTGGAGGTGCCGGCTTGA
- a CDS encoding FAD-dependent oxidoreductase yields the protein MRFEHLIVGGSAGAVSAVEAIRSVDKGASIAVVYDEEVPGYSRPLIPHFLAGELGLDGMMFRSMEFWSKNRVRLIHDAVVEVDPDDRVVKLAGGGRLEYGRMLLAIGGEPITPELEGIDREELYTFTTLEDAERISTRLSEAHRVAVIGGGFIGISLAEALTKRGKKVILIELKPRVLSQALDERASRILEGKMAKAGVEVLTGRAVAAVHREGGRTLRLELDNGEKRLSDLLVAAIGVKPKVHLAEEAGIAVNSGITVDEAMRTSIPEIYACGDVAEVYDFAHGLHRPLALWPVARGSGKIAGYNMAGLEALYEGATAMNAMNYFNAPIITAGLVNPKSPHLVLSRLDERGGSYSRIVLKDGLIVGFTLLGEVEQAGLLLYLMRRRIDVRRFKGKLLHPQFGLSALPQKVRREVLWK from the coding sequence TTGAGGTTCGAGCATCTAATAGTAGGCGGATCCGCCGGCGCTGTCTCGGCGGTTGAAGCCATACGCTCGGTGGATAAGGGCGCGTCCATAGCGGTGGTCTACGACGAGGAGGTGCCGGGTTACTCTAGACCCTTGATCCCCCACTTCCTAGCCGGAGAACTGGGTTTAGATGGAATGATGTTCCGCTCCATGGAATTCTGGTCTAAAAACAGGGTTCGGTTAATTCACGACGCGGTGGTTGAAGTCGACCCGGATGATAGAGTGGTTAAACTCGCCGGCGGTGGACGGTTAGAGTATGGGAGGATGCTACTCGCCATAGGAGGGGAGCCGATCACGCCGGAGCTTGAAGGAATAGATAGAGAGGAGCTCTACACCTTCACAACCCTTGAAGACGCTGAAAGAATCTCCACTAGGCTATCAGAGGCCCATCGCGTAGCGGTGATCGGGGGAGGGTTCATAGGGATAAGCCTAGCCGAAGCCTTGACAAAGCGTGGGAAAAAGGTCATACTCATCGAGTTGAAGCCTAGGGTTCTGAGCCAAGCGCTGGACGAGCGAGCCTCCCGCATACTGGAGGGTAAAATGGCGAAGGCTGGAGTTGAGGTGTTAACTGGCCGAGCGGTCGCCGCCGTCCATCGGGAGGGGGGACGAACACTGCGCCTCGAGCTGGATAACGGGGAAAAACGGTTATCAGACCTACTGGTGGCGGCCATAGGCGTTAAGCCAAAGGTTCACCTCGCCGAGGAAGCTGGGATCGCTGTGAACAGTGGGATCACAGTGGACGAAGCCATGCGCACCAGTATACCTGAAATCTACGCTTGCGGCGATGTAGCTGAGGTATACGACTTCGCGCATGGCCTCCACCGACCCCTAGCCCTGTGGCCCGTGGCCAGGGGAAGCGGCAAAATCGCTGGCTACAACATGGCGGGGTTAGAGGCCCTTTACGAGGGCGCCACCGCCATGAACGCAATGAACTATTTTAACGCGCCGATTATAACGGCGGGGTTAGTGAACCCTAAGAGCCCCCACCTAGTTCTCAGCCGTTTGGACGAGAGGGGAGGCTCTTATAGTAGGATTGTCCTAAAGGATGGTTTAATCGTGGGCTTCACCTTACTGGGGGAGGTGGAGCAGGCGGGGCTCCTTTTATACTTGATGAGGCGTCGAATCGACGTCAGACGCTTTAAAGGGAAGTTGCTCCATCCCCAGTTTGGGCTGAGCGCTCTACCTCAAAAAGTCAGAAGGGAGGTGTTATGGAAGTGA
- a CDS encoding 4Fe-4S dicluster domain-containing protein gives MKKVYANERLCMGCGLCEVYCLVAHSSSKDVVKAYLKERPKPVSRIRKEVHRSLSFAVQCRHCDEAPCVEACLTGAMNVDEKSGAVTHDPERCVECLTCVMVCPAGAIKVDRKLGVVAKCDLCATSGSPVCVEKCPNQALVYAEAPP, from the coding sequence TTGAAGAAAGTGTACGCCAACGAGAGGTTATGCATGGGCTGCGGGCTATGCGAAGTATACTGCCTAGTAGCGCATTCCTCGTCAAAGGATGTGGTTAAAGCTTACCTGAAGGAGAGACCTAAGCCTGTAAGCCGCATCCGCAAAGAGGTTCACCGATCCCTCTCCTTCGCGGTGCAGTGCCGCCACTGCGATGAAGCACCCTGCGTCGAGGCCTGTTTAACCGGGGCCATGAACGTCGACGAGAAAAGCGGCGCCGTTACCCACGATCCCGAGAGATGCGTCGAGTGTTTAACATGCGTCATGGTCTGCCCAGCGGGGGCGATAAAGGTGGATCGGAAGCTGGGCGTGGTGGCCAAATGCGATCTATGCGCCACATCGGGGAGTCCTGTTTGCGTCGAGAAATGTCCAAACCAAGCGTTGGTCTACGCGGAGGCGCCTCCTTGA